Proteins encoded in a region of the Eschrichtius robustus isolate mEscRob2 chromosome 16, mEscRob2.pri, whole genome shotgun sequence genome:
- the LOC137778869 gene encoding cytotoxic granule associated RNA binding protein TIA1-like, which translates to MIMDTAGNDPYCFAEFYKRRHAAAALAAMNGRKMMGKEVKVKWATTHSSQKDTSSHFHVFVGDLSPEITTEDTKAAFAPFGRISDAQVVKDMATGKSKGYGFVSFFNRWDAENSIQQMGGQWLGGRQIRTNWATRKPPGPKSTYESNTKQLSYDEVVNQSSPSNCTIYGGGVTSGLTEQLMRQTFLPFGQIMEIRVFPDKGYSFVWFNSHESAAHAVVSVNGTTIEGHVVKCYWGKETLDMINPMQQQNQIGYPQAYGQWGQWYGNAQQIGQYMPNGWQVPTYGMYGQLWNQQGFKQSSAP; encoded by the exons ATGATTATGGACACAGCTGGAAATGATCCATATTGTTTTGCAGAGTTTTATAAGCGTCGTCATGCAGCTGCAGCACTAGCTGCTATGAATGGGCGGAAGATGATGGGTAAGGAAGTCAAAGTGAAGTGGGCAACAACCCACAGCAGTCAAAAGGATACAAGCA GTCATTTCCATGTCTTTGTTGGTGATCTCAGTCCAGAAATTACAACTGAAGATACAAAAGCTGCTTTTGCACCATTTGGAAGAATATCAGATGCCCAAGTGGTAAAAGACATGGCAACAGGAAAGTCTAAGGGATATGGCTTTGTCTCCTTTTTCAACAGATGGGATGCTGAAAACTCCATTCAACAGATGGGTGGCCAGTGGCTTGGTGGAAGACAAATCAGAACTAACTGGGCAACCCGAAAGCCTCCAGGTCCAAAGAGTACATATGAGTCGAACACCAAACAGCTATCATATGATGAGGTCGTAAATCAGTCTAGTCCAAGCAACTGTACTATATATGGCGGAGGTGTCACTTCTGGGCTAACAGAACAACTAATGCGTCAGACTTTTTTGCCATTTGGACAAATAATGGAAATTCGAGTCTTTCCAGATAAAGGATATTCTTTTGTTTGGTTCAATTCCCATGAAAGTGCAGCACATGCAGTTGTTTCTGTTAATGGAACTACCATTGAAGGCCATGTTGTGAAATGCTACTGGGGCAAAGAAACTCTTGATATGATAAATCCCATGCAACAGCAGAATCAAATTGGATATCCACAAGCTTATGGCCAGTGGGGCCAGTGGTATGGGAATGCACAACAAATTGGCCAATATATGCCTAATGGTTGGCAAGTACCCACATATGGAATGTATGGCCAGCTATGGAACCAGCAGGGATTTAAACAGTCTTCTGCACCATAA